A single window of Lepeophtheirus salmonis chromosome 2, UVic_Lsal_1.4, whole genome shotgun sequence DNA harbors:
- the LOC121113672 gene encoding LOW QUALITY PROTEIN: uncharacterized protein (The sequence of the model RefSeq protein was modified relative to this genomic sequence to represent the inferred CDS: inserted 1 base in 1 codon) yields MPGHVKAGGSKTPDPDATPFLFVSFEMKKEDSLKPYDTKKSVWVPNKDDGGFDEGLIQEVEGDKATVKVGWETKTFPVDKLQQVNPPKMEKAEDVSNLTYLNDASVLWNLKTRYIAKLIYTYSGLFCIVINPYVRYPIYTNTVVKLYIGKRRNEVPPHLFASSDGAYQQMMDNAKDQSMLITGESGAGKTENTKKVITYFAILGANTKHVEGEKKANLEDRIVQTNPILESYGNAKTIRNDNSSRFGKFIRIYFNQLGKLAGGFIDVYLLEKSRVTYQQDNERGYHIFYQLFEDGPVDGLKEMCLLSDDIYDYFFPSQGKIKVDSIDDAEELEFTDAAFDTLGFSLTEKQDAFKLTASILHLGEMTFKQKGREEGCEPDDVKPGEKVCKLCGIENYNLFYGNFIRPKIKVGTEWVYKGQNANQCLNSIAALGRSMYNRLFMWLVDLCNRTLIDPTMKKVNFIGVLDIAGFEIFEFNTFEQICINFCNEKLQQFFNHHMFVLEQEEYVMEGIEWEMVDFGMDLEATIQLMEKPMGLLAILEEETLFPKASDKTFEDKLKENLLGKSAVFLKKQPGSKDKNAHFAIAHYAGIVNYNLTNWLDKNKDPLNDTVVDQMKKSTNELVVYLFREHPGQPEEDNSKKEKGKKGKDKTFKTVSSAFRNQLDQLLTTLNCTDPHFIRCIVPNTIKQPGLIDSRLVLHQLTCNGVLEGIRICRRGFPNRTVYADFKHRYIILNPKKMYDAGKDYKAGAKGILEEHESMDDNWRLGHTKVFFRAGSIGILEEIRDQKIKRILSKIQALCRGYTGRIAYKKEMIKKDMIPVLQRNFRKYIFFRDWQWYYLINNTKRFIGQTNIEDEIAALEAEAAVACSAYDQEVELRDKYNKENKDMTEEQKELMHSISQSQGDLSKYQEQLLVANSKKTEVEGELNDNQNQLMKAEQERKDMEAKKRKFEIDLSNFRKDIDDMELTKQKSDQEVSNKDHMIRKHNDEIAEMDELINKLNKEKKYIQDGHAKSAEELGSAEEKLEHLNKIKSKLEQTLDEMEDSLEREKKNRIECDKNRRKVEGELKICQESVGDLEKNKKEIENFISKKDKEVSSRLNFLEDQQNVVTKLQKQIKELQSRIEANEEELEAEKQARSKSEKQKSNIVKELDDLAERLDEASGATSAQIELNXKREAEIVKLRRDLEEATIQHDSTLSSLKKKHLDAVSEMSEQIDQLNKMKQKAEKDKHSRRLQIDEVRAAMDTINNEKASIEKQNRIATSQYNEVSKKCEEANMSLGDLENSKKKIIMENADLLRQIEEIDNNNNTLSKLKSNLMNQLDEQKRIADDESKERNFLLGKFRNLEHEVDTMREQVEEEGQAKDNALRTLSKTLSDVQLWRQRYEKEGLAKAEELEAAKMKLQARLGEATATVETLNHKAMSLEKEKSHLQCQIEEMSTNADAAAQRCHLMEKKARNFDKVIVEWKNKTDSLQAELDRNQIDCRTFSTDLFKVKTIYEETQQQLDCVRRENKTLSNEIKDIMDQISEGGRNIHEIDKVRKRLEMEKVEMQSALEEAEAALEQEENKVLRLQLELSQVKQEIERRIKEKEEEFDAIKKTHQKALDGMQHALEAENRSKAEALRMKKKLEADINELDIALEHANESNTEAQRTIKKYQNQIKESQLGLENEQIHRDKKRDHLIQAERKCHALQTELEESKTQLEHGDRQRRIAEQELSDTLDQLSDATLQNQSLQTSKRKLESEMQTLHADLEEMISDSKASEDKAKKAMIDAARLAEELRVEQEMAQEKEKDRRAIEFQVKDMQVKLDEAEQLAMKGGRKVVQRLELKIRELESQLDEEQRRLVDNQKNQRRVERRIKELSFQHEEDQKNHERMQELVDKLQNKIKSYKKQIEEAEEIAALNLAKYRKVQMSLEEVEERADLNEQVLGKLKLRDRSSSINPFQR; encoded by the exons atgcAACACCGTTTCTGTTTGTCTCCTTTGAAATGAAAAAGGAGGACTCATTGAAGCCATATGATACTAAAAAGTCAGTTTGGGTCCCAAATAAGGACGATGGTGGTTTCGATGAGGGCCTTATCCAAGAGGTTGAGGGAGACAAGGCAACTGTCAAAGTAGGATGGGAGACGAAGACCTTTCCAGTTGATAAGCTTCAACAGGTGAATCCTCCAAAAATGGAAAAAGCCGAAGATGTCTCCAATTTGACATATTTGAATGATGCCTCTGTACTTTGGAACTTGAAAACTCGATACATTGCAAAACTAATTTAC acTTACTCTGGGCTTTTCTGCATTGTAATTAACCCTTATGTACGCTATccaatttatacaaatacagTGGTCAAATTGTATATTGGGAAAAGACGAAATGAAGTTCCTCCTCATTTATTTGCCTCATCTGACGGGGCTTATCAACAAATGATGGATAATGCTAAGGATCAATCTATGCTTATCAC AGGTGAATCTGGTGCTGGAAAGACCGAAAATACCAAAAAGGTAATTACTTATTTTGCAATTCTTGGAGCAAATACCAAACACGTTGAGGGGGAGAAAAAAGCTAACTTGGAGGATCGTATAGTTCAAACCAATCCTATTCTTGAGTCCTACGGAAATGCTAAAACCATTCGTAATGATAACTCTTCTCGTTTC ggaAAATTTATCCGAATCTATTTCAATCAATTGGGTAAGCTAGCAGGAGGCTTTATCGATGTTTATCTTCTTGAGAAATCTCGTGTGACCTATCAACAAGATAATGAAAGAGGTTATCACATTTTTTATCAGCTCTTTGAGGATGGACCTGTGGATGGTTTAAAAGAGATGTGCTTGTTGTCTGATGACATCTACGactattttttcccttctcaaggaaaaataaaagtagactCCATTGATGACGCTGAGGAGTTAGAGTTTACGGATGCAGCTTTTGACACTCTTGGATTTTCTTTAACAGAGAAACAAGATGCTTTCAAGTTAACTGCTTCCATACTTCATTTGGGTGAAATGACATTCAAACAAAAGGGAAGAGAGGAAGGATGTGAACCAGATGATGTGAAACCTGGTGAAAAAGTATGCAAATTGTGTGGAATAGAAAATTACAATCTTTTCTATGGCAATTTCATTCGACCCAAAATCAAAGTTGGAACCGAATGGGTTTATAAAGGACAAAATGCAAATCAATGTCTGAACTCAATTGCAGCTTTAGGTAGATCAATGTACAACAGACTTTTCATGTGGTTGGTTGATTTATGTAACAGAACCTTGATTGATCCGACCATGAAAAAAGTTAACTTCATCGGTGTTTTGGATATTGctggatttgaaatttttgagttcAATACTTTTGAGCAAATTTGTATCAacttttgtaatgaaaaacttCAACAGTTTTTCAATCATCATATGTTTGTGTTAGAACAAGAGGAGTATGTTATGGAAGGCATTGAGTGGGAAATGGTGGATTTCGGTATGGATCTTGAAGCAACAATTCAACTGATGGAAAAACCAATGGGTCTATTGGCCATTTTGGAGGAAGAAACTCTTTTCCCCAAGGCTTCAGATAAAACATTTGAAGACAAACTCAAAGAGAACTTGCTTGGAAAATCAGCtgtatttttgaagaaacaGCCGGGAAGTAAGGATAAGAATGCTCACTTTGCAATTGCTCATTATGCTGGGATTGTCAACTATAATTTAACTAATTGGctagacaaaaataaagatcCTTTGAATGATACAGTGGTGgatcaaatgaaaaaatccaCCAATGAGCTTGTTGTCTACTTATTTAGAGAGCATCCTGGCCAACCTGAAGAAGATAACTCCAAAAaggagaaaggaaaaaaaggaaaagataaaACTTTCAAAACTGTTTCTTCTGCCTTTAGAAACCAATTAGATCAGTTGCTCACAACTTTGAATTGTACAGACCCTCACTTCATTCGTTGCATTGTTCCAAACACAATTAAGCAACCTGGATTAATAGACTCTAGACTTGTATTACATCAGCTCACTTGTAATGGTGTACTTGAAGGAATTAGAATTTGTAGGCGTGGTTTCCCTAACAGGACAGTGTATGCAGATTTCAAACACAGGTATATCATCCTAAATCCTAAGAAGATGTATGACGCTGGAAAAGATTATAAGGCCGGAGCAAAGGGAATCTTAGAGGAGCACGAATCCATGGATGATAATTGGAGATTAGGACATACGAAAGTATTCTTTAGAGCAGGATCCATTGGTATATTGGAAGAAATTCGAGATCAAAAAATCAAACGAATTTTGTCCAAAATTCAAGCCCTTTGCAGAGGTTACACTGGAAGAATAGCCTACAAGAAagagatgataaaaaaagatatgattcCAGTGCTTCAGCGAAATTTccgaaaatacatatttttcagaGATTGGCAATggtattatttgattaataacacAAAGCGTTTTATTGGTCAAACAAATATTGAGGATGAAATTGCTGCTTTAGAAGCAGAGGCAGCTGTAGCTTGTTCAGCATATGACCAAGAAGTTGAGTTAAGagataaatacaataaagaaaataaagatatgacTGAGGAGCAAAAAGAACTCATGCACTCAATTTCACAATCGCAAGGAGATTTGTCAAAGTATCAAGAACAACTATTAGTTGCTAACTCAAAAAAGACGGAAGTAGAGGGTGAACTGAATGACAATCAAAATCAATTGATGAAAGCAGAACAAGAAAGAAAGGATATGGaagccaaaaaaagaaaatttgaaattgactTGAGTAACTTCCGTAAAGACATTGATGATATGGAATTGACTAAACAAAAGTCGGATCAAGAAGTCAGCAATAAAGATCACATGATCAGAAAGCACAATGACGAAATTGCTGAAATGGATGAGCTCATTAATaagcttaacaaagaaaagaaatacattCAAGATGGGCATGCAAAATCTGCTGAGGAATTAGGATCTGCCGAAGAAAAACTGGAACActtaaacaaaatcaaaagtaaACTTGAACAAACTCTTGATGAAATGGAGGATTCCTTggagagagaaaagaagaatagaATTGAATGCGACAAAAATAGAAGGAAAGTTGAGGGAGAGCTAAAAATTTGCCAAGAATCAGTTGGTGATttagagaaaaacaaaaaggaaattgaaaattttatttcaaagaaagacAAGGAAGTTTCATCCCGTTTGAATTTCCTTGAGGATCAACAAAATGTTGTGACCAAACTCCAGAAACAAATAAAGGAACTTCAGTCTAGAATTGAAGCAAATGAAGAAGAACTCGAGGCAGAAAAGCAGGCAAGATCTAAATCAGAAAAGCAAAAGAGCAACATTGTGAAAGAGTTGGATGATTTAGCTGAAAGGTTGGATGAAGCAAGTGGTGCTACATCAGCCCAAATAGAGCTCA AAAAAAGAGAAGCTGAAATTGTTAAACTCCGTAGAGATTTAGAAGAGGCAACAATTCAACATGACTCTACTCTAAGTTCTCTGAAGAAAAAACACTTGGATGCTGTGTCTGAAATGTCAGAGCAAATTGATCAATtgaacaaaatgaaacaaaaagcGGAAAAAGATAAACATTCGAGAAGACTCCAAATTGATGAAGTGCGAGCAGCCATGGATACAATTAACAATGAAAAGGCATCCATTGAGAAACAAAACCGCATTGCAACATCTCAGTATAATGAAGTGAGTAAAAAATGTGAGGAGGCAAATATGTCACTAGGGGATTTGGAgaattctaaaaagaaaatcatcatGGAAAATGCAGATTTACTTAGACAAATTGAGGAAATTGACAACAATAATAACACACTTTCGAAATTAAAGAGTAATTTAATGAACCAGTTAGACGAACAAAAACGTATTGCTGATGACGAaagtaaagaaagaaatttcCTTCTTGGAAAGTTCAGAAATCTAGAACATGAAGTTGACACAATGAGAGAACAAGTCGAAGAGGAGGGTCAAGCCAAGGATAATGCTCTACGCACTTTATCAAAGACTCTTTCAGATGTTCAGTTATGGCGTCAAAGATATGAAAAGGAAGGTCTGGCAAAGGCAGAAGAATTAGAAGCTGCTAAAATGAAACTGCAAGCTAGACTAGGAGAAGCCACAGCGACAGTTGAAACACTTAACCATAAAGCCATGTccttagagaaagaaaaatctCATCTTCAATGTCAAATTGAAGAGATGTCAACCAATGCAGATGCAGCTGCTCAAAGATGTCATCTAATGGAAAAGAAAGCTAGGAACTTTGACAAAGTTATTGTAGAATGGAAGAATAAAACGGATTCTCTTCAAGCCGAACTTGATCGGAATCAAATTGACTGTAGAACGTTTTCGACTGACCTTTTCAAAGTTAAAACCATCTATGAAGAAACTCAACAACAATTGGATTGCGTGCGTCGAGAGAATAAGACCTTGAGTAATGAAATAAAGGATATCATGGATCAAATAAGTGAAGGCGGAAGAAATATTCACGAAATCGACAAAGTTAGAAAACGTTTAGAAATGGAGAAAGTGGAAATGCAATCTGCTCTAGAGGAAGCTGAAGCTGCATTAGAACAAGAGGAAAACAAAGTTCTAAGACTTCAATTAGAATTATCTCAAGTGAAGCAAGaaattgaaagaagaattaaagAGAAGGAAGAAGAATTTGATGCAATCAAAAAGACTCATCAAAAGGCCCTGGATGGGATGCAACATGCTTTGGAAGCAGAAAATCGGTCTAAAGCTGAAGCTCTCCGAATGAAGAAAAAGTTGGAGGCAGACATCAATGAATTGGACATTGCTCTTGAACATGCTAATGAGTCTAATACTGAGGCtcaaagaacaataaaaaaatatcaaaaccaAATCAAAGAGTCTCAACTTGGTCTTGAGAATGAGCAAATTCATCGTGACAAAAAGAGAGATCATTTGATTCAAGCTGAGCGTAAATGCCATGCCCTTCAAACTGAGCTAGAAGAATCTAAGACACAATTGGAACACGGGGATCGCCAACGAAGAATTGCAGAACAGGAGTTGAGCGATACATTGGATCAGTTATCAGATGCTACCCTTCAAAATCAATCTCTTCAAACATCCAAACGTAAATTAGAAAGTGAAATGCAAACCCTACAC gctGACTTGGAGGAGATGATAAGTGATTCAAAAGCATCTGAAGACAAGGCCAAAAAAGCAATGATAGATGCAGCACGTCTAGCCGAAGAATTGCGCGTAGAGCAAGAGATGGCCCAAGAGAAAGAGAAAGATAGACGAGCAATTGAATTCCAAGTGAAAGATATGCAAGTCAAACTGGATGAAGCGGAACAACTAGCAATGAAGGGAGGAAGAAAAGTTGTTCAGCGACTTGAGTTAAAAATACGAGAACTAGAAAGTCAACTAGACGAAGAACAGAGACGCCTCGTAGATAATCAGAAGAATCAAAGACGTGTGGAAAGGAGAATTAAAGAACTATCTTTCCAACACGAAGAAGATCAAAAGAACCATGAAAGAATGCAAGAACTTGTTGACAAGCTGCAAAATAAGATCAAGTCAtataagaaacaaattgaagaggCAGAGGAAATTGCTGCATTAAATTTAGCTAAATATCGAAAAGTACAAATGAGTTTGGAGGAAGTTGAAGAAAGAGCTGATTTGAACGAGCAAGTTCTTGGAAAGTTGAAACTGAGAGATCGTTCAAGCAGCATTAATCCTTTTCAAAGATAA